The stretch of DNA tttcatgtttttaatgtgtaaatgaatgaactcaatactttctaataaagctcatattctttaatataaaactcggatactttgacacaaagctcaggttctacaccgtacaacatatacatttggttgtatagtccatgaattacTCTTAAAACACAAATTAGAAAAACCGTTATGATAATCATTCCTAAATAAattcaaagcgtcttgcttgcgACGGACTAATCCGGTTACAAGTTGAAGAtgtctcacaaaaagggagaggggataaggtggggcacccccatgtgctccTCCACTCACCTCTTAattctcatgggtattttgtgagagtaaacggtatccgtcacaagcttgtaacgaatatcgccgtcttcaatgagattttgtgaaataaattatACTCCGTATCCCTTCAAATTCAAACATTTTAGaaccttcacttatttatttatttattgtgaGCGAGATTTTAAAGCTACATGGTAATTGGATTTGAAGAGGAAAAAGTACTTACTAATTTTATATGGagtttaatttttgttttaatagGATTTATTTGTTGCAGTTCTCTATGAAATACGGAGTACATTGTACGGTAATATATACATAAACATTCACATTTATTCTCGAGAACTATTTCTCAAAATTATACTTCCCTACCTTAATTTTATCGACTTAATTTCAATTTTGGAACGCGGTAAGAAAAATTGATAAAATATCAATTTTACCGCTGAAATTAAAGAAAATTATAACatattattagaattacacttttttttttggtgcattTATTAGAATTACACTCTAATAATAATGTAACCTCATTCTCCATGCAAATGTTGATGCCTACACTTCGATAATGCAATTTAATAATGTGTATACGTATGTACAATATCAACTTCAATGTTGTGATTGTGAGatctattattcattcacacaGGCTTCGGACCCACGTTAAAAAAagggtggtgctcattcatggacggATTTTACTCATTCATGGACGGAAATGACCATTTTACCCCTCCCACATCTTCCATTTTACTCACATTTATCTTCTCCCTCTACCTCTTAACCACCACCCCTGCCCCCACCGCCACGCACCTGCCCCTCCCCCTGATTCGACAGCCACCCAAAACCGCCCCTGACACCCGCCTAGACCTACCGCTCCCTTCCCCCACACGCCTAGAAGAGCCCATCTTACCCAACCCACACCAACGACGACCCGTCTAGACTTCACCTACACCCATGTCGTGCGACCATCCGCCGCCCCTCTCCCTCGCCTCCCTGAACGCCGACCATCACAACCCGACATTTAACCCATCCCCTACCACCCAGCCTCCATTTCTCCATAACCCTAATTTTTATAATCCTAACTTAATTACATCTCTTTATTCATATAGAAATTTGATACATAATATTAATGAATTTTGAATTAGTAGTTGATTAATATGAACGGAAGATTCATGATTGACTAATTTAGTTTGAATTTGGTAATCTTGAGAGGAAGAGAGAAAGGGAGTatgtctttcttttcttttttttcctgtTTTGAGTAAGAAGGGTAGGGGAggggaaaaaaatgaaaaaaagtacATGGAAGAGTAAATAtcgtccatgaatgagcaactacgtaAAAAAACTGATTATAATATAATGTCGAATAATGTATTTTAGATATTTACATCACCTCATACCTTCTAGTTTCTCCAACTACAAAATATCCGGATATTAACCAAACCACATGCATAACCAATTCAACATACATAAGGTTGTTGGCGAGTACACAAAACGTCCATCATTTCGCATCTTGTTCTTTGATTCCACATCCTCACCTcttaaaaaagaataaaaaaaaaagtgcccCAAAAAGATCAAagattttttaaataaaaatatccaaataTCTACGTGACATGTATATATAAAACCCATAGCATACAACGATATTTTCCCCACTTATAattcaacaataaaaaaaaaaaaaaaaatccaaaattttctagtaattttaatttaattagatcaAATAAACCCATATAATATTTTCTAAATTAAAATGGAAAATATTTGTAGTAAAGAAAGGGAATGGACCAACCAAAGTCATTCAAATTTTTTGAGTTTAATGGAAGAAAGTTTTGTTAAAACTATGTTTCAGAAAAACTATGTTTATAGTAAATCTAGTAATAATATCAAGACGGGTATTAATAATACCCGTCTTGATCGATTTGTTCCTGATATGGCTGAGTCTACCCTTGATTTGGGGTCAAGGAAATCCGTTACTAAAGGTAATTTCTTTTGATATTGTCAATTTTGGTTATATGTATATGAATTTTTGTAGTCGAGGATAAGCAGTGACGGAATTAGGGAGCTAAGAGGATTGATGAATCGATAAAGGAACGATTTACGTATTGTAATTGTACTATTGTTGACCTGTTCGGTTCTATTACTTTAAATCCTGACTCTGCCACTTGGAATTAGTTAGATCGTGAAATTATTTGTAGAGGTGCAATTTTTGGTGATTTGGTGTATGcttttttctattacaaatggGTTTGCATTATTACGTAGTAAAAGGTGTTATATTGAGACACccaaattttctattttttggtTGATTTGATGAATTCTTAACatgatttgtttttggttttgcaCTTTATATGATTCGATTGAATAATCCGTTCTaatatttgtttatctttgattaagaTATTCCACCCAGAAtaagtggtggagctagggggctGGCAGAGGCGGTCGCCCCCGGCGGATTAAATTTTCAAAGTTTTTAGTTAATTTTTTCAATAAAATTTCGAGTATACCTTATGGAATTAGTCGTTCGTCCCCCCTAAAACTAAAATTTTTCGCCTccctaagttcaaatcctggctccgacACTGTCCAGAATAAAATAAGGTAATAAACAAATGATCCCGAAGAAGTGAGTAATAAATTAAgcacaaattttcatttgtgaCGGCAATATCCGTTACaaccttgtgacggataccgttttttctcacaaatgacccatgagaagtgagtggggaagcacatgggggtgccccaccttatcccctctccctttttgtgagaggtcacaagcttgtgacggaattaGCTCGTCAtaagcaagactagctgtaaATTAAGAACGGTGAAGAGTAGGAAATCAGAAATATCTGTAGAATACACAttattataaatttataaattggaaGATATTTTGAGCTAAATGATTGATTACGTAAACTTTAATATATACTGTAACACTtggaaaaaaaaacatttttattGTGCAAAATGCTTACAATTATGTTTCAATTTGCACTTTGCAGCTGCCATGCGTGTATTAGGTGCAGTAACAACAACTCGTAGCACACAAAGGCAAAGACTACGTCGTTTTCATCCTTACAAAGTAACGCATGATCAGGTAGAATTTCTTTTCATTATCGAATCGGAATTGAATTTATTTAGACTTGGCAAAAGAGATCTGAATCGGATAAATGAATGCAAATTACGTGAATATAGACCCAAATTTAGATTATTTAAGGGTATGGATTGAGTTAGTCGTTTGTAGCTCGGACCCTTTTAAGGATCCGTAATAAGTCGATAACGGGTGGTTAATTGAAATTGTCAAACTCCAAATATGGGTTAGAGTTCAAGATGGTGTGGAtttgataataatacaaataaggcgatcacaaattcttatttaagatagTGTTGATTAAATAACTCATAAATGTGATTTTAATGGGCTTGCATTTTGAATCAACTACTATCATAATAAATAATTTAACGCCATTAATTGGATATGATCCGATTAATACTCTGGCTTGAAATCTAGTTATTCAATAAAAACTTTCAATCAAATTCTCAAAACACATAGGAATTTGTACACCTAGCTCTTTAGATAATATATAATGTCTTTTTTCAATCATTTTCGTATGAAAACTTCAAACGGGGCATATGTGACATTGTGAGTTGTGACCCATTGAATTGAGAACTAGTGTAGATAACAATTAGTTAGAAAATATTATCTACTTAAAGTTGGTTGGCAACAACCATCCTATCACTACATTTAGTCATCAAAAtgacaattattattattattattatacattaaAGTATTAAAGTATATTATACATGCACTTTTAACTACTAACCAATGAATGTATTACATTAGTATAATAGTATGTCTTCCTTGCTTTATATATAGATCTCATAAAAATGATAGGCAAATACATTATTTTTTATCTTCGTCTCACAAAAATATAAAATCAATTTATCTTTTACTTGTCTTGTGAAAGACATATATAATGGCTGATACATCGAACATTCTTTAAAATAAAACGGTCTCACAATATGATAAACATAAAAcattataaatcatatgcataagtgATCAAAAACATGTTggcttttatttttgttaattttttttattattatattgtactTATACATTAATTACCTAATTAATACAATAAAGTgtatttataatgtatgatattGATATAATCTCAGGTGGTCCCTGAACTAGAGGGCAAGGCAGGTGATAAGGGTGATAATTGAGAAAGACAACAAGAAGAAATTGAAGTATGGTGGGCTTTAAAACATTCAGTTCCTCAACATATGAAGTTTCTTTTTCTAGTACTATACatctttttattgattttttctGACCCATCCTTATCTACTTACAAACAAGTACGTCGACAGTCGACCTATTCGAGTACTTGGGGGGAAAATAGTGCGAATTGTTTTAGTTTAATCAGAATTCTCGAGTTAAATACACGAGAATGTAACTATATTGAAATTAGATCGAAAGTTTTGGAAATTTTATTGTATATGTATTACATTTCTAGTATTGAACATTATGTCACGGGCCAACTTCTCTTAACACCGGCAAGCAAGCTGCAAGCCAAACTCCTCGCGCCACTAGTCAACAAATCATATTAACTCGGCTCACCAAGA from Silene latifolia isolate original U9 population chromosome 10, ASM4854445v1, whole genome shotgun sequence encodes:
- the LOC141609489 gene encoding uncharacterized protein LOC141609489 yields the protein MENICSKEREWTNQSHSNFLSLMEESFVKTMFQKNYVYSKSSNNIKTGINNTRLDRFVPDMAESTLDLGSRKSVTKAAMRVLGAVTTTRSTQRQRLRRFHPYKVTHDQVVPELEGKAGDKGDN